The nucleotide window ACTCAACGCCAGACGTTCACTGGCAGGCACATCAGTCGCCCCATCAAGGAACGCCAAAGCTGCGTCGCCGTCCCATTCAGCCAGGCTCACCAACTGCTGAATTGCAGTCGGTGACCCACTCGTAACCCGTTCCAGGGGAACCTTGACCTGTGTCAGTTGGTTGGGCACATCTTTCATCAGCGAACATACCCACATGAAACCTAGCCGGTCATCGGGATGGTCACTCCACCACACGCGAATCGCATCGCCCCGGTCAATGGCCGCTTGCAGCTGCCCGATTCTTCGTTGCACCGTTTGGGCCAGTTCGGTGGCCGTTTCTGTTCCCTCTAACTGAGCTTTCATTTGCCAGAAATCGGTTGATTCTTCCGTCAGCCGCCCTAAGTCGCCGACCTGCAAGTCTAATTGCAGGCCAACTACGGATCGTTGTAGGGCACCCGCCAAGGCGTTGCCAAAGCTTTCATTAAAGACGACGTCCATCATCCTACTCCCCCATCAGTTTTTAGTTGCGCTAAATCCGCCGCCGAATAGGCATAATCCACGTGCGCCATCCCCGGCACCTCGTCCCACGGAACCGGGTAACCGGCCCCGTGCGCACAGAATACAGAGTCCGGTGTATTGGGGAGGTCGGCCACTGGTGCATAATCCTGAGCCGCGACCACTTCGTCAGCGTTATGGCAAGGCCGGTAACCATCAATCAAACATTCCAATTGACCCTGCCCGTGCGTATAGGCATTGACTGCCTGCGCGTAGTCCTGCATTTCTGAAACGGGGGCGACCCCCGTCAACGTTGCCAAGCCGCTATCTCCGGCCGTGTCTGGCGTATCAAAACTGCCAGTCATCTTTTGAATGTCCGTCATCGCCCGACCGACTTGGTCTTGCCCAACCTCAAGTCGGAAGCGATACCACGGCTCGAGGAGCTGGTCGCCGCCCTGATTTCTAAGCATCATCAACCCCTGCCGAACGGCGCGCCAAGTGGCCTCACGAAAGTCGCCGCCGACCGAGTGAACGATACTGGCCCGACCAGTTAC belongs to Levilactobacillus yonginensis and includes:
- a CDS encoding DUF1835 domain-containing protein → MMDVVFNESFGNALAGALQRSVVGLQLDLQVGDLGRLTEESTDFWQMKAQLEGTETATELAQTVQRRIGQLQAAIDRGDAIRVWWSDHPDDRLGFMWVCSLMKDVPNQLTQVKVPLERVTSGSPTAIQQLVSLAEWDGDAALAFLDGATDVPASERLALSDEWAQQVAENAPLRVMVNGHTLGVPADFWDKLIAAEIRPNKSIIWTIGRVLGELPVGLPDWWVRGRLVALHQA